aatgcatttttttgcaGACTGCACAGTGCACTGTGTGTATTATGTCTTGTTAcaattgtgtacctacctataggtatctatCGATATCgatatactttataaattgcatatactgcagagtgtaacagaaagaccagACAAAtaaagaattacaaaaataaatggataataaataatttaaaaattactattatgtCTGATccccaaaaacaatatttaaaaaaaagttattatgttTCGAATTTATTTactccaaaaatatatattgatattttaaagaattggaaaaaataaatgtttttaccagaaacatttttctaaaatttatatttataaattgtttattttgaatttttccataaaaaaaatttagttaaattcgatttttttgattttttttgcctaaaaattataaaaaaaatataatattaattgaacttaGGTTATTTTATCAATCTGGTCATtatgttacaccctgtataatattatattagtcccTAGATaatttaccattgattataataatactagtaaTGTAGTATAGTACTTATTGgctagtataatgtataaactgtaaataatagtgtagtactataatagtagtataatctacaattataaacactagtatttaaaattaacgattATACGTGTATTAAAACACctacatttagtattttttttgatGTACCATGCAGGTtacttaaaataggtacctatactattgaatgttttttttacgttaaactatatatatataatatacttttaataatatatagattataggtatctacttgCAGAAATATAGCAAACCACACgagaaaatagatttaatacCATGGTAGATATATTTGTAATAGttttaccatataatatgtacctattattttaatttatatccaaaaattaaccataaataggtatttaacaaCGTCACTTTTTGGGTCTTGGTCTATTAATCAGTAATCTTCTTCCTATAATACGTCCTCAAATGCGTTTACAACGTTGTTTCTCATCAGCGTTATGATCTTTTTATAACAGTAGTTTaaccactaaaaataaaatctatatttaaattttaagagcaTCCATGGTACATCGATAAATTAGCGATGTcgatttatacctatattatataattgattataatataccgttgTTTAagtatagaatttattttaatctgataataaaaaaaaaaatttaattgatacatGATATATTGTCTGAAACTAACGTGGTTGCGGTGTATAATGTAActgcgattataatattattattatttaattataattttatagttaaggtTCTTATGCAGGCGTTTATCCTTAAGTCTCAACtgcaatgttataataataattttaatcttttttaaaaGCAAAAgtgcaaaaacattttaatattttatacagtgaaAGTTTGtgtttagattaaaaattagatgtataatatgtatagaattcaaattaattatctgCTTATTCGATTACTTTTATAGGCCGAACTCCTTGAGGCTGCAAGTGACATATTAGCCGAACAATCGAGATCACCTAAATCCGCCGTCGACGAGACTTCGTCGCTTTTAATGGTTGAGAGCGGTAACATGGCCAAAGAAAAATGGAAGTCAGATTGTGTAAATATTCGGTCAAATGGCAGAACCGAACAGATAAAAAGAGAAAATGCCGAGCACAGACTTAGCATATTGTCCATTGTCTATAATCCAACTGCTCATCCTACTTCGTAAGTgctataaactatatacaataatatacgtttcttgatataatcatataaatactttatataagCTTTGAAAATCGTTTTAGTTATTTAGATACACTGGTAAACATGTTGAAAGGAAATGTTGGATGTGGAATTTTAGCTATGGGAGACGCATTTAAAAACGGAGGATTATTTTTATCACCAGTTTTGACGTTTATCATTGGAATCATTTGTGTTTACAATCAACACGTATTAGTaagcaattattatacaattattttcattcaacgaaagtatttcagtttttatacgCATGGTGGTATTCTATAAGCTCAGGCAGTACTCAACTACTGGCTTCTGCAGCTATAAAGTTACAAACATTGGCGACTTCgtataatgtatttagttaCTTTTATCCCATTAGTATAGTTTGTAACTATTAACAAGTTACTCTttgaattaattcataatacgtataaatttaggtataatagaaattattatttaaaatctgatacgataataaataaataatttgttaacattttccattttaactaatattatgtcaaattattaatgtttattcagcttatattataaataagaccATTTCACAATGCAAAAGTTAATGGGTTATCgggttgataaaatattacactcCTTATTTATTCGCAATCTGAGAACTTCCTGGTCTCTTTTTAGATTTCAAAGAAACAATGtatgctaaaaaatatttttgaaaatgatctttgaatattattgtatcaattgtacctatagtaggtagtataggtactaggtatttaACCCAATTGTAAAGgacgatttataatttttagtaacaatagtaaaaaaaacacttagCACGATCTACTTGcttaactttaatataataaatataatacatgcgTTATAGATGtaaacaaatcatttttcaCAAGCAAATCATTTTTCACTCATGGAAAAAAAACGGTGTTTGAGTGCGCAACTGGTAGGTACGCCAAGATCGTTATTtacgatatttataaattgttatatgcAAGTTGAGTACTGTATGAGTACgtgaaatattatagtataataatgctCATAACAcgcttaaaaattgaaatgataaataaaaaccaattttaaaagGCAGATAATGTATTTACCATTAGGTttgataattcattaatttattctaatattacaaTTACCAACACACGATTATTACtgttgtatatttatgtatattgagTTGTAAGCAACGACAAACATGCGGGCGTATGACCcatgattttttgaaaatattgatgtatctCAGAATCAGAGTAGTTTTTAAGGTATTAAACTTTATGTACCAAGAGTAAATAATccttaatagtatatttaaaaaaaaaaggtttgcgTATTGCGTATGacaaaatgttgatatatattaatgtcaattaagttatatgattttaaattaatctaaactCCCATATGGGCTTATGGGCGTATCTTTTAAACCTACTATggataaaataacaaacacgGATCAACTCATTCAAATTTCGATTTACCTAGGCATATAAAGATTTTCAAAcaagttataataaacaatttacagtaaaaaaggatggttctatattgaaaaataaattttgtagcgccgaagtatatataataaaaagtcgaagcattttataaaacatttttaaagtaccaatagttaaaattccaaaaatcgtAACTTGAATAAATGCACGATTAAAAGGATAAAAAGAAAATGAGCATGCTCGGTGAATCAGCCTGTATAGGACtaactatatacaattattacataaacataattatatttttaggtgcAGTGTTCAAAAAGcgttaaacaaaaacttaaattacaacataatcCACAATTTGCCGAGACAGTAGAATTATCTTTTGAAACTGGACCACAGCGATTTCAAAGTTACTCAGTTTTTTTTCGGTGAGTGACTATCagttttaacttatataattaatcatagttttagttaaattattatataaaacacgttggttaataattatacaatgactACAGAGCATGtaattacttacttatttttataccgtgattattattgtaaaattaatattcctcAATAATGGATCAATTATTAAAGAATTACTTTCAACTTAAAACTGTGTTGAAATATGTTCTGATAAAGTTctacaattatatgtatatatcatatatatatatatatatatcatatatatatatatatatcatatatatatatatatttagtagtaatatttactaattgcTACAATCGTTTTGTTTTGTTGTACAGGAATAGTGTGAATAGTTTTATAGTCATAACTCAGTTGGGATTTTGTTGTGTTTATATTCTATTTGTATCAAAATCTATTCAGCAGGTAAAGTAAATGATTGTttctaaaatgtgtttttacagtacaatatttacatttgatTTAAATGTGAGGATTATTCTCGTGAAAACAATCATATAAAACGCGTAAATACacgataatttatattgtataacaactAACAACTTAATTGGATATCAAACTTTTATTACGGTTGGTTTTCAACTATAAACAAAATCTAGAagtatataatcaatgataagtTTGTGCttcattagtttattataactatGAACTGTTTTTAAaccattcaaattaaaaataattgcgaAAAGTATATAAGCCTTTTGGTGTTATTGAACACCAcgacattacatttttaaggaaattaatagctgctttttaaattatattaataaaatacatatttgtgcGGATTTATGTTCTACACAagctagaataaaataaattacgacATTGTATCaaattgcttttatttttacaaaaatataaataatttattagtactaCGATTTGtggtaaatttattaattaataattaattttaattatgtaagtaacactaaaggtacctatacaatatttaaaactaaaattgataaataattaaaatattctttcatataattgattatgtatatattttataatgtgttatttagAAATCTTGATGAGTTACCTTTAaatccatttaaatttaaataataataaaaaaaaaggtgggtaagtggatgttgctctgctgtacagtaggttacaagtggatcacactgtataatggatagtattaaatttgaattcaatgatataatatcactgtataagaaaaacgattctgagcggagacggtatgtcagtctaggtataagatatattatatacctacttatctatatggtattaaaaaaaaattgaccaataataagtatctataataaattccaaattaattatatcacaatatccattaggtacttagaacgcgttatacatcaacaacaaatcttggtactatcatagatatataatagtatactttagaagtttcaagtacccacgaatagtattatacaatcacaacaaaataactaaaatagttattccaggttttttaatatgtaattttgtccaaatttgagcttaaaatgactataaaaataaactgtgcttatgtattttttagattttttggtaacagaattaactacttacgtggaattttgttttaaattttcaatccttagatataaaagttgaacattttatatatttttaactacgaaataattattaaattttaaatttgattaatgctgtcaaaatttgatctttaaatgcttataaaaaaaaatttgtgcctatgtatttttaatatttttcaactgctatcgtaacaatatatcaggagccttgtattaatttttacactttttggcccaacagataaaactttattgatatttatagaaaaaaaaactaaaataattgaaaactgacaatatccgtaaacagctcaaaaagagtcaaattactttcaaaattttatcgtttatatagaaaatactaatataaacattcagtgaaattttcgagtatctacagtcattcgttttttaattacaacaaaataagaaaatcgttactgagaaatcgagtgaatatcaaatgttgtaaaaatatgaatttcaaacgctcataaaaatttaatttgacttgcttgtagacatttttttttaaaaaaaggtagacaaacttatgagaaatcttgtactacattttcaaatcttatagatttaaaaagaaaatttttcatgaatttctaactaaaaataatttgcaaattttcgtcatttttacgtattttgtcaatatttgaactttggatgcttataaaaaaaaattgtgactatggatttttaatttttttgatctgcctttgaaacaatataataggaaccttctattttattgatatttatttttacttttgaccccccaaagtatcaactagattcactttcctatcagaaaaggtactgttaaagaaaatccaagcacttttactgttctaaaaggtgatgacagactcaaaaaaaaattaaaaaattaaaaaaaacacacatcattgtaaaatcaattcattcatcgtttcactcagaatctaaaagatattgtaaattatttatttctacctatataaattcttttaaggaaatataaagttaaatgCTGTAgcaagataataaaaataatatttgtcatgataattgatttaatttaataattttactgtacGAAATTGTGAGATATCAAGAAGATGTCTccctgaatttttattttaaatttattaatatatttattttataattgttcaacttttttttttctttacttaaGGCGCCGGTGCCAATGCcattttttccttaaaaatacactctgcgggaataacgataccgccttgtagaatcaaccaaattttatatttttttttttaatttctagagagaaatattctacagcccgcatcgatctctgtttttcaatattttattctcaaaatgtataatatggccaaaaatatacaagatgaaaagcattttttttacacatttttcaataggtacaattatttaaaataaaatacaaaatcaaagaTCGATGCgagctgtaggaagtcttctactttcagataaaaaaatagtcataaaaatccgacaattctacaaagcttgagagttattcccgtaaagtaatttttttcaatataatacaccctatcaaccctcCCCCCCTTAATAGGCTTAGGGCAGTAGATTAGTGTTTCGTCTTATAATTGaagtggcaactaaaatataaaatttaagaattaaattttatagaattgtggagaATTTGAAAACTAGCACCGAGACCCTTAACTATAATTGATTAATAGGTTACCATAGGTAATATTGAAGGTATACCTTGAGTATGCctggaatataaattattaatacatcgacagtagttaaaaaaataataaacgtaacCTACTTACTTACTTTAATATGCGTTTTTAGATGTTGAGCTGGTATAACATACAATTAGACGTACACGTCAGTATATTAATATCGATGGTGCCTATAATGATTTCATCGCTCATCAGAAGTTTAAAATTCATTGCCCGGTTGTCTGCAATAGCAAATGTGTGTATGCTTGTGGGCCTGGTTGTAATTTTGTACTATTGTACCGTTGATTTACCGCCATTGTCTTCAAGATCTGCCATTGCTCATTGGACGACAATACCTCTATATTTCGGCACCAGT
This portion of the Acyrthosiphon pisum isolate AL4f chromosome A1, pea_aphid_22Mar2018_4r6ur, whole genome shotgun sequence genome encodes:
- the Sdi-1 gene encoding amino acid transporter isoform X1; amino-acid sequence: MLPAEEITSSINGNDVLKLMASTDLKAAELLEAASDILAEQSRSPKSAVDETSSLLMVESGNMAKEKWKSDCVNIRSNGRTEQIKRENAEHRLSILSIVYNPTAHPTSYLDTLVNMLKGNVGCGILAMGDAFKNGGLFLSPVLTFIIGIICVYNQHVLVQCSKSVKQKLKLQHNPQFAETVELSFETGPQRFQSYSVFFRNSVNSFIVITQLGFCCVYILFVSKSIQQMLSWYNIQLDVHVSILISMVPIMISSLIRSLKFIARLSAIANVCMLVGLVVILYYCTVDLPPLSSRSAIAHWTTIPLYFGTSIFSFEGISLVLPLEQEMKKPKQFSTAFGVLNVGMVIVTSLIVLTGFMGYWRFGDAVRGSLTLNLPEEFLLSKVVISSMMFGIICTYTLQFYVPVEILWPKVEQRFGPFRSPLLWDTGLRVVLVLITFIAADVIPHLSLFISMMGAVASTFLALIFPPLCHMAVTSADDGGNGYGLFNWRLAMNCVTLVLGALGFVTGTYASVYEIFGAFQKVAITAAVTNTTGNNYTAPGVH
- the Sdi-1 gene encoding amino acid transporter isoform X2, whose translation is MVESGNMAKEKWKSDCVNIRSNGRTEQIKRENAEHRLSILSIVYNPTAHPTSYLDTLVNMLKGNVGCGILAMGDAFKNGGLFLSPVLTFIIGIICVYNQHVLVQCSKSVKQKLKLQHNPQFAETVELSFETGPQRFQSYSVFFRNSVNSFIVITQLGFCCVYILFVSKSIQQMLSWYNIQLDVHVSILISMVPIMISSLIRSLKFIARLSAIANVCMLVGLVVILYYCTVDLPPLSSRSAIAHWTTIPLYFGTSIFSFEGISLVLPLEQEMKKPKQFSTAFGVLNVGMVIVTSLIVLTGFMGYWRFGDAVRGSLTLNLPEEFLLSKVVISSMMFGIICTYTLQFYVPVEILWPKVEQRFGPFRSPLLWDTGLRVVLVLITFIAADVIPHLSLFISMMGAVASTFLALIFPPLCHMAVTSADDGGNGYGLFNWRLAMNCVTLVLGALGFVTGTYASVYEIFGAFQKVAITAAVTNTTGNNYTAPGVH
- the Sdi-1 gene encoding amino acid transporter (The RefSeq protein has 2 substitutions compared to this genomic sequence) — protein: MVESGNMAKEKWKSDCVNIRSNGRTEQIKRENAEHRLSILSIVYNPTAHPTSYLDTLVNMLKGNVGCGILAMGDAFKNGGLFLSPVLTFIIGIICVYNQHVLVQCSKSVKQKLKLQHNPQFAETVELSFETGPQRFQSYSVFFRNSVNSFIVITQLGFCCVYILFVSKSIQQMLSWYNIQLDVHVSILITMVPIMISSLIRSLKFIARLSAIANVCMLVGLVVILYYCTVDLPPLSSRSAIAHWTTIPLYFGTSIFSFEGISLVLPLEQEMKKPKQFSTAFGVLNVGMVIVTSLIVLTGFMGYWRFGDAVRGSLTLNLPEEFLLSKVVISSMMFGIICTYTLQFYVPVEILWPKVEQRFGPFRSPLLWDTGLRVVLVLITFIAADVIPHLSLFISMMGAVASTFLALIFPPLCHMAVTSADDGGNGYGLFNWRLAMNCVTLVLGALGFVTGTYASVYEIFGAFQKVAVTAAVTNTTGNNYTAPGVH